One stretch of Armigeres subalbatus isolate Guangzhou_Male chromosome 2, GZ_Asu_2, whole genome shotgun sequence DNA includes these proteins:
- the LOC134211275 gene encoding pro-resilin-like, with the protein MLRFVSALAILAATARAAPVEPAHYSFVAKHPVHYEPVHHAAPEVHYPIHVLESHDYQPHYEHAVAQLPQKYIVESSHDGYLGHHALAEQSYVDHGNAYTGGYSALYGGDVQGHLYNSGSHGGYAKSYGDYYAYPKYKFEYGVDDPHTGDHKKQWEFRDGDVVKGGYMLKEADGTTRVVEYTADDHNGFNAVVKKIGHAHHPETHAHAPVAVHNQYGYVGNYAGAYATGDHYGKGATSYTKVWKQH; encoded by the exons TTCGTGTCAGCTCTTGCCATTTTGGCAGCAACCGCTAGAGCCGCCCCGGTAGAACCTGCGCACTACTCATTCGTCGCCAAACATCCCGTGCACTACGAACCAGTACACCACGCCGCTCCCGAAGTTCACTATCCGATCCATGTGCTCGAAAGCCATGACTACCAACCGCACTACGAGCACGCCGTTGCCCAACTGCCCCAGAAGTACATTGTCGAAAGCTCCCACGACGGTTACCTCGGCCATCATGCGCTTGCCGAGCAGAGCTACGTCGATCACGGCAATGCGTACACCGGTGGCTACAGTGCCCTGTACGGTGGAGATGTTCAAGGACATCTCTACAACAGCGGCAGCCACGGCGGATATGCCAAGAGCTACGGCGATTACTACGCTTACCCCAAGTATAAATTCGAGTATGGAGTCGATGATCCCCACACCGGTGACCATAAGAAGCAGTGGGAATTCCGGGATGGTGATGTTGTCAAGG GTGGATACATGCTGAAGGAAGCCGATGGAACGACCCGCGTTGTTGAATACACAGCAGATGATCACAATGGCTTCAACGCAGTCGTCAAGAAGATCGGACATGCTCACCACCCGGAGACCCACGCTCACGCCCCAGTTGCTGTCCACAACCAGTACGGTTATGTGGGTAACTACGCTGGAGCTTACGCCACCGGAGATCACTACGGCAAGGGAGCAACCAGCTACACCAAGGTCTGGAAGCAACACTAA